In Haematobia irritans isolate KBUSLIRL chromosome 1, ASM5000362v1, whole genome shotgun sequence, a genomic segment contains:
- the LOC142229500 gene encoding uncharacterized protein LOC142229500, with translation MSVGQIRCGNNSTILQKTHLGWVVSGGGASHSNACSLAAASKAITKGEHESLADIVKSFWKVEQNFGNPGQLNSDDEFCEQHFIENTVCLSSGEYSVSLPKKINSNELGDSYGRAHSRFLNLERKLNKLPAVKKKYSEFMSEYIDLKHMSLATDIPSQTKTYFLPHHCVHKEESTTTKLRVVFDGSAKTNTGLSLNETLHSGPTIQAKLFNTILRFRFFKIALSGDICKMYRCVLINPPDDYLQCILWRNNSSEDIQI, from the coding sequence ATGAGTGTTGGCCAAATACGCTGTGGAAATAATtcgacaattttacaaaaaacccATCTTGGATGGGTGGTATCTGGTGGGGGCGCATCTCACTCGAATGCATGTTCATTAGCCGCTGCATCAAAGGCCATTACAAAAGGCGAACATGAATCGTTGGCTGATATTGTAAAGAGCTTTTGGAAAGTAGAGCAGAATTTTGGAAACCCTGGGCAGCTTAATTCCGACGATGAGTTCTGTgagcaacattttattgaaaacacAGTGTGTCTATCATCTGGTGAATATTCAGTTTCATtaccaaagaaaataaattcaaatgaaCTTGGTGATTCTTATGGGAGAGCCCACAGTCGATTTCTCAACTTAGAgagaaaattgaataaattgcctgcagtaaagaaaaaatacagTGAGTTCATGAGTGAGTATATCGATCTAAAGCACATGAGTCTCGCTACGGATATTCCTTCACAAACCAAAACTTATTTTCTGCCACACCACTGTGTGCATAAGGAAGAGAGCACAACTACCAAGCTCAGAGTAGTATTTGATGGGTCGGCAAAAACAAACACAGGCCTTTCATTAAACGAAACCCTTCATTCGGGCCCTACTATACAggcaaaattatttaatacGATACTTCgttttagatttttcaaaatcgctTTAAGTGGCGACATATGTAAGATGTATAGATGTGTTCTCATTAATCCACCAGATGATTACCTCCAATGTATATTATGGAGAAATAACTCTAGTGAGGACATacaaatataa